The DNA segment GCTGTATGGAAGGACGGGAGGATTTTTCTGAAAAATGGCCGAACTTGGTGGCCAAACGAGGAAGGGGAGGGGAAGGCCGTGAAAATCGCCATTGTCGGCGCCGGGGCTATGGGAAGCCTGTACGGGGGGCGGCTGGCCCAGGGCGGCGAGCAGGTTTGGCTGCTGGATTCATGGGAGGAACATGTCAGGGCGGTTAACGATGACGGGCTGATGATCGTCTCGCCGGAGGGCACCATTGTGCTGCGGCTGCCGGCGACTACCAGGCCCGAGGATATTGGCGTAGTCGACCTTGTCATTATCATGGTCAAGGCTAATGCCACCCGCCAGGCGGCCAACGCCGCAGCAGGCCTCGTGGGGCCGGATACGATGGTGCTGACGCTGCAGAACGGGCTCGGCAACGCGGAAAAGCTGGCCGAGGTGCTGGGGGCGCAGCGGGTGATCGTGGGCACGACGGCGATGGGAGCGATGATGCTCGGCCCCGGCAGGGTGCGCGACGGCGGCAAGGGCGCGACCCATATCGGCAAGCTCGACGGTCATGCCAGCCGCGACGTGTACGAAATCGCCGCCACGTTTTCCCGGTCGGGTCTGTATACGACCGTTGCGAGTAATCTTCCTCAACTGCTGTGGGGCAAACTGGCCCTCAACGCAGCTCTCAACCCGGTATCGGCGATCACCGGCCTCACCAACGGACAACTGGCGGAATGCGAAGATTCGGTGGCGGTGCTGAAGAAGGTGCTGGCCGAGGTGGAGGCGGTGGCGAAAGTCCAGGACATCCGGCTGCCGTACGACAATCCGCTGGAACACCTGCTTGGCCTAATGCGTTCCACCCGCGACAACCGTACTTCGATGCTGCAGGACATCCTCCACAAGCGGCCGACCGAGATCGCCGCCCTCAACGGCGAGGTCATTAAGCTCGGCCAGCGGTTCGGCATCCCGACACCGACCAACGAGACGCTGATCGAGCTTGTGAAAACAATCGAAAAGAACTACTGAATATGGGTTACAGACGGCCCCCGGAAAACTGGCGGCCGTTTATTTTTGTGTAATGTGTGCGAATATTCACAAAACCTATAACGTTTCCTTATTCCACCCCCGAGAATTAGAATTACACCCCCGGCCGTCCGGCGCTGTACAATATAAAAAAACCACAGGTGAAGAAGGAGGGTATTTATGCTGCAGGATTACGGCGCCATCGCCTTGCTGATGGCGGTCGCGCTGATTTTCCCCTTCATCCCGCTGTTCGTTTCCGCTTACATCCAGACAAAAAAGCCGACCGCCGAGAAGCTCTCGACCTACGAATGCGGCGTCGATACCATCGGCAAGACGTGGGTGCAGTTCAAGAGCAGCTATTTCCTCTACGCCCTCGTGTTCGTCGTGTTCGACATCGAAACCGTCTTCCTTTATCCGTGGGCGGTCAAGTTCCAGGTGATGGGGACGTTCGCA comes from the Sporomusaceae bacterium genome and includes:
- a CDS encoding NADH-quinone oxidoreductase subunit A, producing MLQDYGAIALLMAVALIFPFIPLFVSAYIQTKKPTAEKLSTYECGVDTIGKTWVQFKSSYFLYALVFVVFDIETVFLYPWAVKFQVMGTFAFVEMLIFVAILVLGLWYAWRKGALEWQ
- a CDS encoding 2-dehydropantoate 2-reductase, with translation MKIAIVGAGAMGSLYGGRLAQGGEQVWLLDSWEEHVRAVNDDGLMIVSPEGTIVLRLPATTRPEDIGVVDLVIIMVKANATRQAANAAAGLVGPDTMVLTLQNGLGNAEKLAEVLGAQRVIVGTTAMGAMMLGPGRVRDGGKGATHIGKLDGHASRDVYEIAATFSRSGLYTTVASNLPQLLWGKLALNAALNPVSAITGLTNGQLAECEDSVAVLKKVLAEVEAVAKVQDIRLPYDNPLEHLLGLMRSTRDNRTSMLQDILHKRPTEIAALNGEVIKLGQRFGIPTPTNETLIELVKTIEKNY